One region of Oryza glaberrima chromosome 7, OglaRS2, whole genome shotgun sequence genomic DNA includes:
- the LOC127778250 gene encoding DIMBOA UDP-glucosyltransferase BX9-like — protein MASASVVGGGARHGGERRRRVLVFPLPFQGHTNPMLQLAGALHGRGGLCVTVLHTRFNALDPSRHPELAFVEVADGIPPDVAARGRVAEIILAMNAAMEATEDESGAASPSNIREVLASVVAAGEGQPRVACLVIDSHLLAVQKAAAGLGIPTLVLRTGSAACLRCYLAYDMLLQKGYLPPKESQLYEPVRELPPLRVRDLFSTNDELVFEVLARIAETVRNSNGVVINTFEELEPMELERVHGELGDDSVATVLATGPLHRLSSMNTGSNTFNLRQDQSCIEWLDTQATGSVLYVSFGSLASMDSDEFMEVAFGLEKSGHPFLWVVRPNLVRGVERACLPDGFESAVEGRGKVIKWAPQ, from the exons ATGGCCAGCGCCAgcgtcgtcggaggaggagcgcgccacggcggcgagcggcggcgccgggtgcTGGTGTTCCCGCTGCCGTTCCAGGGCCACACCAACCCGATGCTGCAGCTGGCCGGCGCGCtccacggccgcggcggcctgtGCGTCACCGTGCTCCACACCCGCTTCAACGCGCTCGACCCGTCGCGCCACCCGGAGCTCGCGTTCGTCGAGGTCGCCGACGGCATCCCGCCCGACGTCGCCGCGCGCGGTCGCGTCGCCGAGATCATCCTCGCCATGAACGCCGCCATGGAGGCCACGGAGGACGAGAgcggcgccgcgtcgccgtccaaCATCCGCGAGGTGCTCGCCtcggtggtcgccgccggcgaggggcaGCCCCGCGTCGCGTGCCTCGTCATCGACTCCCATCTCCTCGCCGTGCAGAAGGCCGCCGCCGGGCTGGGGATCCCCACGCTCGTGCTCCGCACCGGCAGCGCCGCCTGCCTTCGCTGCTACCTCGCCTACGACATGCTTCTTCAAAAAGGCTATCTGCCTCCCAAAG AATCACAATTATACGAACCAGTGAGGGAGCTACCACCACTGCGAGTAAGGGACCTTTTCAGCACCAATGATGAACTGGTTTTTGAAGTGCTTGCTCGGATCGCCGAAACGGTGAGGAACTCCAATGGCGTGGTGATCAACACATTCGAAGAGCTGGAACCCATGGAGCTCGAGAGGGTCCACGGCGAGCTTGGTGACGATAGCGTAGCCACCGTGCTCGCCACTGGCCCACTCCACAGGCTCTCCTCCATGAACACTGGGAGCAACACCTTCAACCTACGCCAAGACCAGAGCTGCATCGAGTGGCTGGACACGCAGGCGACAGGGTCCGTGTTGTATGTGAGCTTTGGGAGCTTGGCATCCATGGACTCCGACGAGTTCATGGAGGTCGCATTTGGGTTGGAGAAGAGCGGCCATCCTTTTCTATGGGTGGTTCGTCCAAACCTTGTGAGGGGTGTGGAGAGAGCATGCTTGCCGGATGGGTTTGAGAGTGCGGTGGAAGGTAGGGGTAAGGTGATTAAGTGGGCCCCACAGTAG
- the LOC127779895 gene encoding UDP-glycosyltransferase 76C2-like has product MAGARDRGDGRAPRGHVVLFPLPFQGHLSPMLQLAGALHARGLAATVLHTAYNAPDAAAHPELAFVAVPSADAIARALAAAPRDGIAKIMALNAAIEASGCARDALASLMSGPERPACLVIDAALPGAQKAAAELGLPTIVLHTGSAAAFRLFRSYAMLREKGYLPAKESELNRPVEEMPPLRVSDLFDPSKYFNEEMANKILALSTETTTNSSGTVVNTFEALETPELRSVRDELGATIPVFAIGPLHKLTSNGDRSSLLDQDRSCIEWLDTKEPGSVLYVSFGSVVMVSQDEFKEVAWGLANSGRPFLWVVRPGLVIGVSGKPELPEGFVEAVEGRCKVVDWAPQTEVLAHHAVGGFWTHNGWNSTLESIYEGVPMLSRPTFGDQLVTARYVQETWQIGFRVEGKLERGKIEEAIRRLMEGEEGAEVKQRADELKKKILICLKNGGSTQQAIDKLVDHMLSL; this is encoded by the exons atggccggAGCCAGAGATAGAGGAGACGGGCGAGCCCCACGCGGCCACGTGGTGCTGTTCCCGCTGCCGTTCCAGGGCCACCTGAGCCCGATGCTGCAGCTCGCCGGGGCGCTCCACGCGCGCGggctcgccgccaccgtgctCCACACGGCCTACAACGcgcccgacgcggcggcgcaccCGGAGCTCGCGTTCGTCGCCGTGCCGTCGGCCGACGccatcgcgcgcgcgctcgccgcggcgccccgGGACGGCATCGCCAAGATCATGGCGCTCAACGCCGCCATCGAGGCGTCCGGGTGCGCCCGCGACGCGCTCGCGTCGCTGATGTCCGGGCCGGAGCGGCCGGCGTGCCTGGTCATCGACGCCGCGCTCCCCGGCGCGCAGAAGGCCGCGGCGGAGCTCGGCCTTCCGACGATCGTGCTGCACaccggcagcgcggcggcgttcCGCCTGTTCAGGTCGTACGCCATGCTCCGCGAGAAGGGATACTTGCCAGCGAAAG AGTCTGAGCTGAACAGGCCAGTGGAGGAGATGCCACCACTGCGTGTATCAGACCTGTTCGACCCAAGCAAGTACTTCAACGAGGAAATGGCCAACAAAATCCTGGCTCTCTCTACCGAAACCACAACGAACTCCTCCGGCACAGTGGTGAACACATTCGAAGCTCTTGAAACCCCTGAACTGCGCTCAGTTCGTGACGAGCTCGGCGCCACCATTCCGGTCTTCGCCATTGGCCCTCTCCACAAGCTCACCAGCAATGGCGACAGGAGCAGCCTGCTCGACCAGGACCGGAGCTGCATCGAGTGGCTGGACACGAAGGAGCCCGGATCCGTGCTATATGTGAGTTTTGGGAGTGTGGTCATGGTGAGCCAGGATGAGTTCAAGGAGGTAGCCTGGGGTTTGGCAAACAGTGGAAGGCCTTTCCTATGGGTGGTTCGTCCTGGTCTCGTTATCGGTGTCTCGGGGAAACCGGAGCTACCGGAGGGGTTTGTGGAAGCGGTGGAGGGTAGGTGCAAAGTGGTCGATTGGGCACCGCAGACGGAGGTGCTAGCTCACCATGCGGTGGGTGGGTTTTGGACGCACAATGGTTGGAACTCGACATTAGAGAGTATTTACGAAGGGGTCCCGATGTTGTCAAGGCCTACCTTTGGAGATCAACTGGTTACTGCGAGGTACGTGCAGGAGACGTGGCAGATAGGTTTTCGGGTGGAGGGTAAGCTAGAGAGAGGGAAAATTGAGGAGGCCATTAGGAGGTTGATGGAAGGTGAGGAGGGGGCTGAGGTTAAGCAGAGGGCAGATGAACTTAAGAAGAAAATATTGATATGCTTGAAGAATGGAGGTtctactcagcaagctattgaTAAGTTGGTGGACCATATGTTATCTCTTTag